AGTGACGAGTTATCAAGTAAAATTAAAGTAGTAACATATTGGATAGGAGCGAGCAATTTGAGAGGTATTTTTATCACCATAGAAGGTCCAGATGGCGCAGGTAAGACAAGTGTTGTCAAACGATTGGAAACCTTATTAAAAAATGAATTGGGTGCTGATAAAGTTGTGTTAACTAGAGAACCTGGTGGCATTCCAATCGCCGAAGAAATTAGAAAAGTTATTTTAGACCCTAAAAATGTTGAAATGGATGAGCGCACAGAAGCATTGTTGTATGCCGCAGCTCGTCGCCAGCATTTAGTTGAACGAATCATTCCTGCGTTAAACGAAGGAAAAGTTATTTTGTGTGACCGTTTTGTGGATAGTTCGCTAGCTTATCAAGGAGCAGGACGTAAAATTGGAATGGAGCCTGTTTTGTCAATTAATGAATTTGCGACTGAAGGCCTTTTACCTGATTTAACTTTATATTTAGATGTTGATTCTGATACTGGTTTAGAACGTATCCGTCGTGGAAGAAGCGCTGATGAGTTAGATCGTTTAGACCAAGAAAGTGCCGTTTTCCATCAACGTGTCCAACATGGTTATATTAAACTAGCAGAAAATGACCCAGAGCGTATCGTAACGATTAATGCTCGTAAGGATTTGAATACGGTTGTTTCAGAAAGTCTTAAAGCAATTAAAGAACGCTTTTTCTAGAAGTAACCTCACAGAAAGGTGGAAAGATGATGAAAATAGTACTAGCGATTATACAAGATCAAGATACCCATCGTTTATCAAAAAAGTTTACAGAAAATAATGTTCGTGCGACTAAGTTATCGACAACTGGAAGTTTTTTAAAGTCAGGTAACACGACCTTTATTATCGGGATTGAAGACGAACGTGTGGACGAAGTGTTGGAAATTATCAAAGAAACGTGTGAGTCACGTGAACAATATATGCCTAACCCTACGACAAGTATTGATCCGACGATTGATACCTTTATTGGGGCAACGATTAAGGTGCCAATCGGTGGCGCAACGGTCTTTGTCTTGCCAGTCGATAGTTTTCATCAATTCTAATGATAGACATTCAAACAAAGCAACCTAATATATATCGTTTTTTTAAAAAAGTTCTTGAAAAAGAACAATTAGTTCATGCCTACTTATTTGAAGGAGGCACCGGCACTGGTAAATTGGAGACAGCTATTTGGTTAGCACAGTGCTATTTTTGTGAAGAAGCAACGCTAGCTTGTGGGCATTGTTCGGATTGCTTAAGAATAGAAGAAGGCAATCATCCTGACGTTCATTTAGTCGAGCCAGATGGTCAAAGCATTAAAATCGATCAAATAGCTCAAATTAAATCGTATTTTGGAAAAAGCGGGTTAGAACGTTCAAAACAGTTTTTAATGATTTCTCAAGCTGAAAAAATGACGATTCAAGCGGCGAATAGTTTGTTGAAGTTCATTGAAGAACCAAGTGGCTCATTAGAAATCGTATTTATTACCGAGAATAAAGAGCGTGTTATTTCAACCATTCAATCACGTTGTCAGGTGATTTTCTTTGAACCATTACCAAAAGCTGTTTTTCGACAATCCTTGATTGAAGAAGGTGTCAGTGAGTCTAAAGTCGACATCCTCGGCAATATGACCACTGATAAAAAAACAGTGCTTGCATTATCAGACGATGAGTGGTTCAATGAATTACAAGAGATGGTAGAAAAGTGGTTACATTATTTGATTAAACGGGACGCCTATAGTTTTGTCTATGTTCAGCAATATTTGGTCCGTCATTGTAAAGATAAACAGCAACAAGCGCAGTGTTATCAACTGTTAGTTGCCTATTTAACGTTACTAATTGAAGGACAAAAAACATCGCTATTTAAAGAATTAAGTAGGTGGTCAAAAGCTGAGTTAGCTAATTTGACTGCGGAAGTGTTACAAGCTGAACAGCATTGGCAAGCAAATGTTTCTTTTCAAGTAACGTTAGAGCAAATGGTATTACATGTCTTAAGAAAATGAGGTGAGCGCCATGGTAAAAGTTGTCGGAGTTCGATTTAGAGTAGCAGGACAAGTTTACTATTATTTAGGAGAACCTAACAAAACTTACTCATATAATGAGCGCGTCTTAGTTGAAGCGGATAAAAATCAGCAATTAGGCTATGTCGCGATTGCAGAGCGTGAATTATCAAAAGAAGAATTACCTGAAGGATTAAAAACAATCATTCGTAGTGCTACTGATAAAGATTTAGCACAAGAAGCACGAAATATAGAAGATGCTAAACAAGCGTTGGCTTTAGCTAAAGCTAAAATCAGAGAGCACGGCTTAGAAATGAAATTATCAAAAGTCGACTATTCGTTTGATCGTGCTAAATTAATGTTTCAATTCACATCAGATGGTCGCGTTGATTTTCGCGATTTAGTTCGTGATTTAGCATCTGAATTTAGAACACGCATTGAATTACGTCAAATTGGGATTCGTGATGAGGCAAAAATACTTGGTGGTATCGGTCCTTGTGGTCGTCCACTATGTTGTTCAACTTTTTTAGGTGATTTTATGCCTGTATCAATTAAAATGGCAAAAGATCAAAATTTATCGTTAAACCAAACGAAAATTTCAGGTCTGTGTGGCCGTTTAATGTGTTGTTTAAAATATGAGAACGATATGTATGAAGAGGCACGTCGTGAATTGCCTGATTATGGCTATGAAGTTGAAACACCAGAAGGTAAAGGTCGAGTAATTGGCTTGAATTTATTGGACAGGGTAGTAAAAGTAAAACTGTTTGGAAAAGAAATGCCGATTGATTATGATCATGAGGAAATAAAAGTTTTAGCAAAAGGAAGAGTTTAATGGACAAAAGAACCTTGCATGATGAATTTTCAAATATTGAAAATGATTTGAAACAAATGATTCTTCGTTTGAGTGAAATGAAGAGCACCGTTGAAAGTTTGACTGAAAAAAATGTCCATCTAGAAGTAGAAAACAAACATTTACGTTCACGCCTAATTGAATTAGAAAAAGAAACATCTGCGACAGCAACAGGTAAGAACGAGTTATCAAAATCACGTATGAACTTAGAAAAAATTTATGAAGATGGCTTCCATGTTTGTAATATTTACTACGGTTCAAGACGTGAGAATGATGAAGAATGTGCCTTTTGTTTGGACGTTATCTACGGCGAACGTAAGTAAGGAAGTTGGGAGACAGGTAGAAACTGATCCCAACTTTTTTACTTAATTAAAGTGGAACAAATAATATAGTTGTAAGGAGTAACGTCGTGAATAGACAAAAAAGTTATAAAGAATTAGATGGTAGAGGCTGTTTGTATTTAGTCCCAACCCCTATTGGTAATTTAGAAGACATTAGCTATCGCGCCCTTAAAATATTGAATGAAGTGGACTGGGTGGCAAGTGAAGATACACGTAATACACAAAAATTATTGAATCATTTTGAAATCAAAGTCAATCAAATTAGTTTTCATGAACATAATAGTCAACAACGTATTCCGGAATTAATTGCCTATTTACAAGCGGGTCAATCGATTGCTCAGGTTAGTGATGCTGGCATGCCTTCTATTAGTGACCCGGGTCATGATTTAGTCCAGGCGTGTATTGTTGAGAATATTCGCGTGGTGTCTTTACCAGGAGCAACTGCTGGCGTGACTGCCTTGATTGCATCAGGGTTACCCTCGGATCAATTTACTTTTGTCGGCTTTTTACCTCGTAAAAAAGGAGAACAAAAAGCGATTTTTGAAAAACTAATGGGGCGAGAAGAAACACAAATAATCTATGAATCACCCTATCGTGTTAAGTCAACATTAGAAAATATGCTCGATGTTTATCCAGAGACGCATCCGGTTGTTTTATGCCGTGAGTTGACAAAAATCCACGAAGAGTACTTACGTGGTAGCATTCGTGAATTGTTAGATTACTTGTCAGAGAACGATATTAAAGGAGAATGTTGTTTACTAATTGGTGGCGGAACTGAGCAACTGGCGCAAGAACAAGCTGAGCAACTAACTTTAACAATTAAAGAGCATGTCGATACTTTAATGACAGAACAGCAATTATCTTCTAAGGCTGCGATTAAAGAAGTGGCGAAAATTAGAGGGTTGAAAAAGCAAGAGGTTTATAAAGAATATCATGAGATATAAGGATACCATGATAGTTTTTAAATACAGATTCTATTATTAATTTTTCACTATTGAAAATATTTTTGACTAAAAAAAGAAAAATATTTAGTTAATATTTAATTATTTCTCATTATTTTTACTTTAAATTGTAAAATAGGGACATAATAGTTTGTATATATTGTTAATATCGTTGATTTTTTAAATTTAAATAATAAATAAAATTTTATTTTAAAAAGTTCAATTCAAAAATAATAATTTTTTGAATTGAACTTTATTTTTTTTTATAACTATTATAATTAAGGGTAAATAAGTGAAAAATCTATTGCATACTTTATTTTTTATTAAGAAAGGAGGCATGCACTAGAAAAAGTTAAAATAAACGATTTTTCACTTAGATACTAGTTGATAAGATAGTCTAGTTTATATAAATCACTATCAAGGGATCGATTAGTTTTTAGAAGAATTATCATCTAGTTTATAAGATGATAAAAAATAATGAAGGTAGGGGAAACTAATGAAAAAAGTAACACTATTTACAGTACTAGCAAGCTCTATGATTTTTGGAGGAGCCGTTCATGCGGAAGGATTACCTGGTTCGGAAATTAGTGAACAAGGTGAAATTACTAATCCTGCAGGGTTTGACTCACAAGGGAAAGTTATTATTAATGAATATACTCCAGATCCAACCGATCCAGAAACGACTAATCCGGTAGATCCATTGATTCCAGCGCCAACTGATCCAACTGATCCTGAAAATCCAGGGACTGGCGATAAACATCCATTAAGTATCGACCAAATCGCTAACTTTACATTTACAAAGGCAAAACAAGATGGACCTGTTGGTATTTATAATGATAGCAAAATATTCAGCTATAATGATGGTACTACTAATAATAAACAGCTAGTTTTACAGGATGGTTGGTACTTAAATGCTGAAAATAAATTGATGAAAAAAGTGAAAAAAACAGTTGAAGGAGAATCAGAACCTACTGAAATAGAAGTTTATATAGATGAGTCTGGACAAGAATTAGCGGATCAAACAGGTGCTAGTTCAACTGTTTATACAGATGCGAAGGCTTATGCTAAACGTATCCAAGTGTCTGACCGTCGTAAAGAAGGACAAACTTATGGTTGGAATTTAACTTTAAAAACATCTCCATTTGAAAATGCTGGTAAAGTTTTAGATTCTACAATTTTTAATATTCCTATGCAACAAGTAAGTGAAGAAACAGAATTTGGTAGTCCTATTAGCAGTGTTAATGCTAATCCACAAACTTTTATCGGAGATGCTACTGCGGGTACCACTCAAACAATCGCAAATGTAACCGGTGACAATACTTCTCGTGGTACATGGGTATTTTCTGTAGCTGATGCTACCATGGATGTAAAAGATCCTAATGCTAAAGGTACCTACACAAGTACTTTTAACTGGACTATTACGGAAGAAACTCCTTCTGAAACACTGTAGTATTTTTATTTATAGTTTAATAAAAGGATAGTAGTATCACCAATTTAAGTATTCTATAGTATGTTAAGTTATGAGGACATGATCCATGTTCAAGACTATATCTTTCATTAAGCATATAGTGACATAATTTTCCTCAATCGTCTTTTTACTTTATAGAATGACGATTGAGGTTTTTTGGTCTTTAGAATAGTTAAAAAATAAAGCGATACGTAAAGGAGGGAAAAAGAATTGCTGAAGAAATATCGCTACAAGTTATTCATAGTAATTATGACATTGCATTTGTTTATCATTAATCCAATTTCACAACAAGCTTCAACTTATGATCATACGGATGTTAGTGTTTCAATTAAAGCACCTTCTGCATCATCAGAAGAAAGTAATGATAACAAACTACCATTGCCTTCAGATGGACAAGCAACGATTTCTACCACAAATAATGAGAGATTTCCGCAAACAAATGAAATCACTAGTCAAAACATGTCTTTGTTTGGAGTCTTGATACTATTATGTTCAATCGTGATTTTATTGAGGGAAAAGGAGGTGTTTGATAATGAATAAGTCACTATTCAAAGTAATTGGGATAATTTTCTTGAGCTTTTTAATAGTAACGAGTCCCAAGTTATTAGCTACTGAGTTGTCCGGTGAAGGGTATGTTTCAACGGGAACCGTCATGATTCCACCAGGTAACTTATCTCTGAACTGCGTTGATAAATCTTTAAACTTTGGTGAAATTACTTTGTCTGATAAAACCCAAGTATTATCTAAAACAGGTCAACTAATTATTTCAGATTACACAACCCAGTTTGAAGGTTGGAATGTTCAGGTTAAAAAAGTGGATAATCATTGGGATGATTCACTCAAATTAGCCATTAATGATAAAAAAAACAAATTGAATAACGAATTTCAACCTGTTGCTAATCAATTACCTGGAGACTACGATGTTTATCAGTCACGAGAATTTTTAGCCTATTTAACGATTTCGCCGAAAGTAATACCAGATAATTATTCCACTAAAGTGATATGGAGCTTAGTACAAGGACCAGAAAGCTAGAATTAAATTTGTAAAAAAGGACGTGAATTTAAAGATGAGTAAAATGATAAAAAAAACAGTTATGCTGTTGGTTAGTTTAGTATGTCTGATAGCAACGAAACAAATGGTATTTGCCGAACAAGAGGCTGAAGGAATGCTTTCATATATTGTCGAACCAATCTTTTCAGAAACGCAAGTAAATCCGAATGTTAGTTATTTTGATTTATTATCGAGACCTGGTAACGTAGAGGAATTTAAAATGAAAATTAGTAACACAAGCAATCATCCAATCAAAGTCAACGTTACTCCATATACTGCTAGAACTGCTACTTCAGGAACAGTTGATTATATGGATGATAATCTACCACTCACTAAGAATCTACCAGTTGAATTTTCAACAATTGTCTCTAAAAAACAAACGGTCTCATTGAAAAAATTTGAAGAAAAAGTAATTACGTTTGAAATGACACTGCCTGAAAAAGAGTTTGATGGTTCAATTGTGGGGAGCTTTGTATTTCAAGAAGAAAAAAGTTCAGATGAAAAAGAAAAGGATACGAATAAAAAGGGAAATATTATAATAAAAAATGTTTTTTCTACTTATATTGCAGCAATTGTTAGAGAAACAGATGTCGTAACCAACCTTGAGTTTGAGCTAGGTAAAGTTGGAATTTCAAATAATAGTGGGAGTTTTTCGCTAACAAGTGAGATAAAAAATATGTCGCCTAAGTTATTTTCAGATTATTCATTAGAAGGTTCTGTTACTAATAAAAAAGGTGAAAAAGTTGCTGATATTAAAAATAAATCATTTGCCATGGCACCCAATTCAATTTTTAATTTCTCATCAGCGGTCGATCCGAATAAGTTCGTAACAGGCAATTACGAATTAAAAATGCGTATTTATAATAAAAATAAGACTGAACATTGGGATTTGTCTAAAAAATTTAGTGTTACTAGGAAAGAACGAGAAGCGATTATAGAGGAAACTTATGGTGAGGTTAAATCAGACATCAACTGGTTATTAATTATATTATTAGGATCTATCATCGTTATCTTAATAACTATTTTAATTTACTTAATAGTTAAAAGAAAAAACAATGATTAGTATGAATTACTCAGAACGGATGATGACAGTATGTCGAATAAATTAGTTCGCTTAGTGCTGGTTTTGTTAGGTATGATTCTCTTCTCTAATAAGAAAGAGGCTACAGATACCGACTTTTCAGTTAGGATATTACCTGCAGCCCACCAATTAGAAGAATATCATAAGTATTTTAATTTATTATTGGCACCGGGTGAAACAGATGCATTACCTATTGCTATTTCAAATGAGAGTCAACAAGCTAAAGTATTTACAATAACTATTTGTGACGCTTCAACTAATAGTCACGGCATTGTTGATTATTCCAAGGATATCCCTACATTTTACGATGACAAGCGTGTGAAAGTAACCGACCTTTTTGATAAAACAAAGATGCAGGTAACGGTTCCAGCATGGAGTGAACATCAACTTGAAATTCCTATTAAAATGGTATCTCAAAATTTTGATGGCGTTATCTTGGGTGGGGTAACGATTAGCGAAAAGAAGGAATCAGAAGAGA
This is a stretch of genomic DNA from Vagococcus zengguangii. It encodes these proteins:
- the tmk gene encoding dTMP kinase, which codes for MRGIFITIEGPDGAGKTSVVKRLETLLKNELGADKVVLTREPGGIPIAEEIRKVILDPKNVEMDERTEALLYAAARRQHLVERIIPALNEGKVILCDRFVDSSLAYQGAGRKIGMEPVLSINEFATEGLLPDLTLYLDVDSDTGLERIRRGRSADELDRLDQESAVFHQRVQHGYIKLAENDPERIVTINARKDLNTVVSESLKAIKERFF
- a CDS encoding cyclic-di-AMP receptor: MKIVLAIIQDQDTHRLSKKFTENNVRATKLSTTGSFLKSGNTTFIIGIEDERVDEVLEIIKETCESREQYMPNPTTSIDPTIDTFIGATIKVPIGGATVFVLPVDSFHQF
- the holB gene encoding DNA polymerase III subunit delta' yields the protein MIDIQTKQPNIYRFFKKVLEKEQLVHAYLFEGGTGTGKLETAIWLAQCYFCEEATLACGHCSDCLRIEEGNHPDVHLVEPDGQSIKIDQIAQIKSYFGKSGLERSKQFLMISQAEKMTIQAANSLLKFIEEPSGSLEIVFITENKERVISTIQSRCQVIFFEPLPKAVFRQSLIEEGVSESKVDILGNMTTDKKTVLALSDDEWFNELQEMVEKWLHYLIKRDAYSFVYVQQYLVRHCKDKQQQAQCYQLLVAYLTLLIEGQKTSLFKELSRWSKAELANLTAEVLQAEQHWQANVSFQVTLEQMVLHVLRK
- a CDS encoding PSP1 domain-containing protein, translated to MVKVVGVRFRVAGQVYYYLGEPNKTYSYNERVLVEADKNQQLGYVAIAERELSKEELPEGLKTIIRSATDKDLAQEARNIEDAKQALALAKAKIREHGLEMKLSKVDYSFDRAKLMFQFTSDGRVDFRDLVRDLASEFRTRIELRQIGIRDEAKILGGIGPCGRPLCCSTFLGDFMPVSIKMAKDQNLSLNQTKISGLCGRLMCCLKYENDMYEEARRELPDYGYEVETPEGKGRVIGLNLLDRVVKVKLFGKEMPIDYDHEEIKVLAKGRV
- a CDS encoding DNA replication initiation control protein YabA, giving the protein MDKRTLHDEFSNIENDLKQMILRLSEMKSTVESLTEKNVHLEVENKHLRSRLIELEKETSATATGKNELSKSRMNLEKIYEDGFHVCNIYYGSRRENDEECAFCLDVIYGERK
- the rsmI gene encoding 16S rRNA (cytidine(1402)-2'-O)-methyltransferase codes for the protein MNRQKSYKELDGRGCLYLVPTPIGNLEDISYRALKILNEVDWVASEDTRNTQKLLNHFEIKVNQISFHEHNSQQRIPELIAYLQAGQSIAQVSDAGMPSISDPGHDLVQACIVENIRVVSLPGATAGVTALIASGLPSDQFTFVGFLPRKKGEQKAIFEKLMGREETQIIYESPYRVKSTLENMLDVYPETHPVVLCRELTKIHEEYLRGSIRELLDYLSENDIKGECCLLIGGGTEQLAQEQAEQLTLTIKEHVDTLMTEQQLSSKAAIKEVAKIRGLKKQEVYKEYHEI
- a CDS encoding WxL domain-containing protein; translated protein: MKKVTLFTVLASSMIFGGAVHAEGLPGSEISEQGEITNPAGFDSQGKVIINEYTPDPTDPETTNPVDPLIPAPTDPTDPENPGTGDKHPLSIDQIANFTFTKAKQDGPVGIYNDSKIFSYNDGTTNNKQLVLQDGWYLNAENKLMKKVKKTVEGESEPTEIEVYIDESGQELADQTGASSTVYTDAKAYAKRIQVSDRRKEGQTYGWNLTLKTSPFENAGKVLDSTIFNIPMQQVSEETEFGSPISSVNANPQTFIGDATAGTTQTIANVTGDNTSRGTWVFSVADATMDVKDPNAKGTYTSTFNWTITEETPSETL
- a CDS encoding DUF916 domain-containing protein, with the translated sequence MSKMIKKTVMLLVSLVCLIATKQMVFAEQEAEGMLSYIVEPIFSETQVNPNVSYFDLLSRPGNVEEFKMKISNTSNHPIKVNVTPYTARTATSGTVDYMDDNLPLTKNLPVEFSTIVSKKQTVSLKKFEEKVITFEMTLPEKEFDGSIVGSFVFQEEKSSDEKEKDTNKKGNIIIKNVFSTYIAAIVRETDVVTNLEFELGKVGISNNSGSFSLTSEIKNMSPKLFSDYSLEGSVTNKKGEKVADIKNKSFAMAPNSIFNFSSAVDPNKFVTGNYELKMRIYNKNKTEHWDLSKKFSVTRKEREAIIEETYGEVKSDINWLLIILLGSIIVILITILIYLIVKRKNND